The Carnobacterium mobile DSM 4848 genome includes a window with the following:
- a CDS encoding prepilin peptidase: MFEFAYFLLIGWLGCCFGSFFMVVGLRIPLGESIIRPASHCTHCQHTLGPMELIPIFSFLLQKGRCRYCRTPFSFYYLLIEIGAGLLFILIAFFFAAQPQDLFLMYVLAAFSLVFSITDLHYRLLPDSLMAFFFMLVMIGRIWYHPLTISYYLFSGLFYFSLFYILYYLTNQAIGGGDVKLFGVLGLLLGFRLMLFTLFAASLSLLLLASILLLFKKITRQTFLPFAPFIFFGVFISIRYGDAFLTLAEKLFN; this comes from the coding sequence ATGTTCGAATTTGCATACTTTTTATTGATTGGTTGGCTGGGTTGCTGTTTTGGTTCTTTTTTTATGGTCGTCGGTTTAAGGATTCCTTTAGGAGAATCTATTATCCGACCTGCTTCTCATTGCACACATTGCCAGCATACGCTTGGTCCTATGGAATTGATTCCTATTTTTTCTTTTCTACTTCAAAAAGGACGATGTCGTTATTGCCGCACTCCATTTTCGTTCTATTATCTTTTAATCGAGATTGGGGCCGGGCTGCTTTTTATTCTGATTGCATTTTTTTTTGCTGCACAGCCGCAAGACCTTTTTTTAATGTACGTGCTGGCTGCTTTTAGCTTGGTTTTCAGCATAACCGATCTGCATTATCGATTATTACCAGATTCGCTTATGGCTTTTTTCTTCATGTTGGTAATGATCGGCCGAATTTGGTATCATCCGCTCACGATTTCCTATTATCTATTCAGCGGGCTTTTCTATTTTAGTCTGTTTTATATCTTATACTATCTGACAAATCAAGCCATTGGCGGAGGTGATGTGAAGCTGTTTGGCGTGCTTGGTTTATTGTTGGGTTTCAGACTTATGCTGTTTACCCTTTTTGCCGCTTCTTTATCGCTATTGCTGCTTGCCAGTATTCTCTTGCTGTTTAAAAAAATCACACGTCAAACCTTTCTGCCGTTTGCACCTTTCATCTTTTTCGGTGTCTTCATTTCTATCCGGTATGGTGATGCTTTCTTAACATTAGCTGAGAAACTTTTTAATTGA